One part of the Truepera radiovictrix DSM 17093 genome encodes these proteins:
- a CDS encoding PhoH family protein produces the protein MMLFGHNDENLKLLRSKLSAKVVARGDELRLSGEELAVAEAERTFSALLASIRRGEKISLTELEHTPLETLVSDAGPVPEGAAERLPRRARPKTAGQRAYVSAIEHNEITFGVGPAGTGKTYLAVAMAVQALKERRIKRIVLTRPAVEAGEKLGFLPGDLQAKIDPYLRPLYDALYDMLDGDKSEQLFQNGTIEVAPLAFMRGRTLNDAFIILDEAQNTTPEQMKMFLTRMGFNSRVVVTGDITQTDLPQNVESGLRVAERILRGIEGIRFVTFTEADVVRHPLVARIVKAYDQYT, from the coding sequence ATGATGCTCTTTGGGCACAACGACGAAAACCTCAAACTGCTGCGCAGCAAACTCTCGGCCAAAGTGGTGGCCCGCGGCGACGAGCTCCGGCTCTCCGGCGAAGAGCTCGCGGTCGCCGAGGCTGAACGGACCTTTTCGGCGCTTCTAGCGAGCATCCGGCGGGGTGAGAAGATCAGCCTCACCGAGCTCGAGCACACCCCTTTGGAGACGCTCGTGAGCGACGCGGGGCCGGTACCCGAGGGGGCCGCCGAACGCCTGCCGCGGCGCGCCCGCCCCAAGACGGCGGGGCAGCGCGCGTACGTCAGCGCCATCGAGCATAACGAGATCACCTTCGGCGTCGGCCCGGCCGGTACGGGTAAGACCTACCTCGCCGTGGCCATGGCCGTGCAGGCCCTTAAAGAGCGGCGGATTAAACGCATCGTGCTGACGCGGCCCGCGGTCGAGGCGGGCGAAAAGCTCGGGTTTCTTCCCGGCGACCTGCAGGCGAAGATCGACCCCTACTTGCGCCCCCTTTACGACGCGCTCTACGACATGCTCGACGGCGACAAGAGCGAGCAGCTCTTTCAAAACGGCACCATCGAGGTCGCGCCGCTGGCCTTTATGCGGGGCCGCACCCTCAACGACGCCTTTATCATCCTCGACGAGGCGCAAAACACCACCCCCGAGCAGATGAAGATGTTTCTCACCCGGATGGGCTTTAATAGCCGCGTGGTCGTCACCGGCGACATCACCCAGACCGACCTGCCGCAAAACGTCGAGAGCGGTCTACGCGTCGCCGAGCGCATCTTGAGGGGTATCGAGGGCATCCGCTTCGTCACCTTTACCGAGGCCGACGTGGTGCGCCACCCGCTGGTTGCGCGGATCGTCAAAGCCTACGACCAGTACACCTGA
- the floA gene encoding flotillin-like protein FloA (flotillin-like protein involved in membrane lipid rafts), whose translation MDFGVLIIAGIVVLFFIVLFSFVPVGLWISAVAAGVRVSLTSLVAMRLRRIPPNRIILPLIKADKAGIEVTQDLLEAHYLAGGNVDRVVDALIAADKARIALPFDRAAAIDLAGRDVLDAVKVSVNPRVITTPSIAAVAKDGIELIGTARVTVRANLERLVGGAGEDTIIARVGEGIISSIGSSENHKQVLESPDIISKAVLERGLDSGTAFEILSIDIADVNVGKNIGATLQTDQAEADKRVAQAKAEERRAMAVAVEQENRAMVEAMRAKVVEAEAEVPRAIAEAFRSGNLGVMDYYNLENLQADTRMRGNIGRAAGGGEDGA comes from the coding sequence ATGGATTTCGGTGTTCTCATCATCGCCGGTATCGTCGTCCTCTTTTTTATCGTCCTCTTCTCGTTCGTGCCCGTCGGGTTGTGGATCTCGGCCGTCGCGGCGGGGGTGCGCGTCAGCTTGACGAGCCTCGTGGCCATGCGCCTGCGCCGCATCCCACCCAACCGCATCATCTTGCCGCTCATCAAAGCCGACAAGGCGGGCATCGAGGTGACCCAAGACCTCCTCGAGGCCCACTACCTCGCCGGCGGTAACGTCGACCGCGTCGTCGACGCGCTGATCGCCGCCGACAAGGCGCGCATCGCGCTGCCTTTTGACCGCGCCGCCGCTATTGACCTCGCGGGCCGCGACGTGCTCGACGCGGTCAAGGTCTCGGTCAACCCGCGCGTCATCACCACGCCGAGCATCGCCGCGGTCGCAAAAGACGGCATCGAACTGATCGGCACCGCCCGCGTGACGGTGCGCGCCAACCTCGAGCGCCTCGTCGGGGGGGCGGGTGAGGACACCATCATCGCCCGCGTCGGCGAGGGGATCATCTCGTCGATCGGTTCGTCGGAAAACCACAAGCAGGTGCTGGAGAGCCCCGACATCATCTCCAAAGCGGTGCTCGAGCGCGGCCTCGACTCGGGGACCGCCTTTGAAATCCTGTCGATTGACATCGCCGACGTCAATGTCGGGAAAAACATCGGCGCGACCCTGCAGACCGACCAGGCCGAGGCCGACAAACGGGTCGCGCAGGCCAAAGCCGAGGAGCGCCGCGCGATGGCGGTCGCCGTCGAGCAGGAAAACCGCGCCATGGTCGAGGCGATGCGCGCGAAGGTGGTCGAAGCCGAGGCGGAGGTGCCGCGCGCGATCGCCGAGGCGTTTCGCAGCGGCAACCTCGGTGTGATGGACTACTACAACCTCGAGAACCTCCAGGCCGACACGCGGATGCGCGGCAACATCGGGCGCGCCGCCGGTGGGGGTGAGGACGGGGCGTGA